The following coding sequences are from one Archaeoglobaceae archaeon window:
- a CDS encoding flippase-like domain-containing protein has translation MRGLRSAILGILISLVTTAIIFKLTETSLTWESLSRVNLTFLALAVLFQLVFLFLWALRLMEISRYLQFQVSYASAVKITMNSMFFAAITPSSAGGEPVRIKMLSDRGMALGKSTFVVITERVLDSIFFILALPIFLIFTGFATELGYRVAIVFIVLFFIFLYFLYAILKNEGSIQKFSTIANKIFKRQRIAERLEIELKNFRDGSLRLLSDPMNLLMLFTLTALMWSATFLIPSIILLSLNQDPHFLISYTAQLIIVVISLIPLTPGSSGIAETSMAYLYSKFVDLSILGSLVGVWRLITYHLNILIGILSLNAGIFKKFFN, from the coding sequence TTGAGGGGTTTGAGATCTGCCATACTCGGAATTCTGATAAGTTTAGTCACGACTGCTATAATCTTCAAACTTACAGAAACAAGTCTGACTTGGGAATCCCTTAGTCGAGTTAATCTGACATTTTTAGCGTTGGCAGTATTATTCCAGCTCGTATTTCTGTTTTTGTGGGCTTTAAGACTTATGGAGATATCCAGGTATCTTCAGTTTCAGGTTTCTTATGCAAGTGCCGTTAAAATTACAATGAATAGTATGTTTTTTGCTGCAATCACCCCCTCTTCTGCGGGAGGGGAGCCTGTAAGAATCAAAATGCTCTCCGATAGGGGAATGGCATTAGGAAAAAGCACATTCGTTGTAATAACTGAGAGAGTTCTCGATTCGATTTTCTTCATCCTTGCTCTTCCGATATTCCTGATATTCACGGGCTTTGCAACAGAACTTGGCTACAGAGTCGCAATTGTATTCATCGTTCTCTTCTTTATATTTCTATACTTTCTCTATGCGATCTTGAAGAACGAGGGCAGTATACAGAAATTTTCAACTATTGCAAATAAGATTTTCAAAAGGCAAAGAATTGCAGAAAGACTTGAAATTGAACTTAAAAATTTTAGAGACGGTTCTTTAAGGTTGCTTTCAGATCCAATGAATTTATTGATGCTTTTCACTTTAACCGCGCTTATGTGGAGCGCAACATTCCTAATTCCATCGATAATATTGCTTTCCCTCAACCAAGATCCACATTTTCTGATTTCATATACAGCTCAGCTGATAATCGTCGTAATTTCTCTAATCCCGCTAACTCCGGGCAGTAGCGGTATTGCTGAGACAAGCATGGCTTATCTATACTCGAAATTTGTTGATCTCAGCATTTTGGGTTCTCTGGTAGGGGTCTGGAGACTTATAACTTACCATCTTAACATTTTAATTGGCATTCTTTCGCTAAACGCGGGAATTTTCAAAAAATTTTTTAACTAA
- a CDS encoding methyltransferase domain-containing protein: MALLDHKHRAQRFYRYFSKVYDYVNPLFYSNEMREKVIEMAEIGEDDSVLEVGCGTGFTTLGIARIVPQKKIFCVDLSKEQIKKAKKKLSANFILGDAENLPFKDKTFDAAISAGSIEYWPNPLKGILEMVRVTKKGGKVVVLAPRRPDNFLVRRFAESIMLFPSTEQCLDWFKKAGLKNIEFFEMGPYRFWSRLVIIIAGEVP, encoded by the coding sequence ATGGCTCTTTTAGATCACAAGCACAGGGCTCAAAGATTTTACAGGTATTTTTCCAAGGTATACGATTATGTCAATCCATTATTTTACTCGAATGAAATGCGTGAAAAAGTAATCGAAATGGCTGAAATTGGTGAAGATGACAGTGTTTTGGAGGTGGGATGTGGAACTGGATTTACCACGCTTGGAATAGCGAGAATAGTGCCTCAAAAGAAAATTTTTTGCGTTGATTTGAGCAAAGAACAGATAAAAAAAGCAAAAAAGAAATTAAGTGCCAATTTCATTCTTGGAGATGCAGAAAACCTGCCTTTTAAAGATAAAACGTTCGATGCAGCAATTTCTGCAGGAAGTATAGAATACTGGCCAAACCCGCTTAAGGGAATTTTGGAGATGGTAAGAGTCACAAAGAAAGGTGGAAAGGTTGTAGTTCTCGCACCAAGAAGACCAGATAATTTTCTGGTTAGGAGGTTTGCAGAGAGTATCATGCTTTTTCCGTCAACTGAACAATGTCTCGACTGGTTTAAAAAGGCTGGACTTAAAAATATCGAGTTTTTCGAAATGGGCCCATATAGATTCTGGAGCAGGCTCGTCATTATAATTGCGGGCGAGGTTCCATAA
- a CDS encoding 30S ribosomal protein S6e, with protein sequence MEFRVVISDPKTGKAYQKTVSGANANRLIGKQIGEIISGTILDLPPDYELQITGGSDKDGFPMRPDIPGGSRKKILLSGGIGFRPKEPGLRKRKIVRGRVITKDILQINVKVVKHGKVPLEEIIK encoded by the coding sequence ATGGAATTCAGAGTCGTGATCTCGGATCCAAAAACTGGCAAGGCTTATCAGAAAACTGTGAGCGGAGCGAATGCTAACCGATTGATAGGAAAACAGATAGGAGAAATAATAAGCGGAACGATTCTTGATTTACCGCCTGATTACGAACTTCAGATAACCGGAGGTTCGGATAAAGATGGGTTCCCCATGCGTCCTGACATTCCTGGTGGTAGCAGGAAGAAGATTCTGCTCTCAGGCGGGATTGGATTTAGACCAAAAGAGCCAGGATTAAGAAAAAGGAAGATTGTAAGAGGCAGGGTTATCACAAAAGATATCCTGCAAATTAACGTAAAAGTTGTGAAACACGGAAAAGTTCCGCTTGAAGAGATAATAAAGTAA
- a CDS encoding universal stress protein codes for MVVLEKMLFPTDFSPYSMIVSEFLEDFKNAGVKEVGVLFVINTARLSSVSGGFDLGRYIELEEKRAEEELPKLLDKIEKTGLKAKVIKPFPSGNPVNEIVKNSKSYDFISIGARGRGIFKEILLGSVSEGVARKSEIPVYVFKSKTEILENEIKCYKPCDFLFRKILVAYDFSKFAQRALEYATEIAKRTSGEMILLHVDEDSKSRKDDLKAVADDLRAKGIKLTEINVSGSPAKMIISKQEELKATTIFLGSRGLSLPRSLIGGSVSDPVIRMSEVPVFVSKGPK; via the coding sequence ATGGTGGTGCTTGAAAAGATGCTATTTCCAACAGATTTCTCACCATACAGCATGATCGTCTCTGAGTTTTTGGAAGACTTCAAAAATGCCGGAGTTAAGGAAGTTGGTGTTCTCTTCGTTATAAACACAGCGAGATTAAGTTCCGTCAGTGGTGGTTTCGACCTTGGAAGATACATAGAACTCGAAGAAAAAAGAGCTGAAGAAGAGCTTCCAAAGCTACTGGATAAAATTGAAAAGACTGGTTTAAAAGCAAAGGTAATTAAACCATTCCCGTCTGGCAATCCTGTTAACGAAATTGTCAAAAACTCAAAGTCTTATGATTTCATATCGATTGGTGCACGTGGGAGGGGAATTTTCAAGGAGATCCTACTTGGGAGCGTATCTGAAGGGGTTGCGAGAAAATCAGAAATTCCGGTTTACGTCTTCAAGTCAAAAACCGAAATACTGGAAAATGAAATCAAATGCTACAAGCCCTGCGATTTCCTGTTCAGAAAAATTCTTGTAGCATATGATTTCTCCAAGTTTGCCCAGAGAGCTCTGGAATACGCCACAGAAATTGCAAAAAGAACTAGTGGCGAAATGATACTGTTGCATGTGGATGAAGACAGCAAGAGCAGAAAAGATGACCTGAAAGCTGTAGCAGATGATTTAAGGGCAAAAGGAATTAAATTAACAGAAATCAACGTTTCTGGATCACCCGCAAAAATGATAATTTCGAAACAAGAAGAACTCAAGGCCACCACGATATTTCTGGGCTCTCGAGGGCTCAGTTTACCCAGATCCCTTATCGGAGGTAGCGTCTCGGATCCTGTTATCAGAATGAGCGAAGTTCCCGTATTCGTTTCCAAGGGTCCGAAATGA
- a CDS encoding 3-isopropylmalate dehydratase small subunit, whose translation MRLKGRAWKFGDNISTDHITPGRYYHLRSNMPELAKHIMEDADPEFIKKFKPGDFIVAGKNFGMGSSREHAPLALKIAGVSAVIAKSFARIFYRNAINIGLPLLIAPTDEIKDGEEIEVDISKGVIYTQRGEIKSKSLPEVMIKILNEGGLVNYIKRHGDLELK comes from the coding sequence ATGAGGCTAAAGGGAAGAGCCTGGAAATTTGGGGATAACATTTCAACAGACCACATAACTCCTGGCAGATACTATCATTTACGGAGCAACATGCCCGAGCTTGCAAAACACATAATGGAGGATGCAGATCCAGAGTTTATCAAAAAATTTAAGCCCGGGGATTTTATTGTCGCAGGTAAAAACTTCGGGATGGGTAGCAGTAGAGAGCATGCTCCACTTGCCTTGAAGATCGCTGGAGTTAGTGCTGTCATTGCAAAATCTTTTGCAAGAATCTTTTACAGAAACGCTATAAACATCGGACTCCCACTACTCATAGCCCCCACAGACGAAATTAAAGATGGAGAAGAGATCGAAGTCGATATCTCAAAAGGAGTGATTTACACGCAAAGGGGAGAAATAAAGTCCAAAAGTTTGCCAGAAGTGATGATAAAAATCTTAAACGAGGGGGGGCTTGTCAACTACATAAAGAGGCATGGCGATCTTGAGCTGAAATAA
- a CDS encoding DUF1284 domain-containing protein, whose amino-acid sequence MHRLRGHHLICLHFFKGEGYDEEFKKRLREILKNISVVEIVEGVDEICEFCPHNLGYCNYHPEAEKEVKELDNLALRLIKLEIGSKIGWSELKSKIPSVLEDWKNFACRNCEWRVVCNV is encoded by the coding sequence ATGCACAGATTGAGGGGACACCACTTGATTTGTCTTCACTTCTTCAAAGGCGAGGGCTATGATGAGGAGTTCAAGAAAAGATTAAGGGAGATCCTAAAAAATATTTCAGTTGTGGAGATCGTTGAAGGAGTGGATGAAATATGCGAATTTTGCCCTCACAATCTTGGCTATTGTAATTATCATCCCGAAGCTGAAAAAGAAGTTAAAGAACTTGATAATCTTGCCTTAAGGCTAATCAAACTTGAAATTGGTTCAAAGATCGGATGGAGCGAACTAAAATCCAAGATTCCAAGTGTGCTCGAAGACTGGAAGAATTTTGCATGCAGAAATTGTGAGTGGAGAGTGGTCTGTAATGTTTGA
- a CDS encoding CDP-2,3-bis-(O-geranylgeranyl)-sn-glycerol synthase — translation MFDLLIKVIWLLLPAYTPNNFAVILGGLKPIDFGKNFIDGRRILGDGKTISGFFGGILGGILVANIQRVTEPQIGIKLFSSLQYSEFLCLILAFTFGSMVGDSLGSFFKRRLGFERGSSLPIVDQLTFLLFAMAFASLTGAFWEFFGILEIAIAIVITPVLHILINLLAYKMKLKEVPW, via the coding sequence ATGTTTGATTTGCTGATCAAGGTTATATGGCTTCTCCTTCCCGCATACACTCCAAATAACTTTGCGGTAATTCTTGGTGGGCTGAAACCAATTGACTTTGGAAAGAACTTCATAGATGGTCGTAGAATTTTGGGAGATGGAAAAACTATTTCGGGATTCTTTGGAGGTATTTTGGGCGGAATTCTTGTTGCAAATATCCAGAGAGTAACAGAACCGCAAATTGGCATAAAGCTCTTCTCTTCACTTCAATACAGCGAATTTCTGTGTTTAATTCTGGCTTTCACATTTGGGTCTATGGTGGGGGATTCTCTTGGAAGCTTTTTTAAACGAAGACTCGGTTTTGAAAGGGGTAGTAGTTTACCGATTGTCGATCAGCTTACTTTTCTTCTCTTTGCTATGGCATTCGCAAGTCTTACAGGCGCTTTCTGGGAATTTTTTGGAATTCTCGAGATAGCGATAGCAATTGTAATAACTCCAGTGCTTCACATATTGATTAACCTGCTGGCCTATAAAATGAAATTGAAGGAGGTGCCATGGTGA
- the pyrE gene encoding orotate phosphoribosyltransferase — protein sequence MVSLVKRLIEVGALKFGDFVLSSGKRSNVYVDIKLAVTYPDILEMIAEGIAEILKKYEFDKIACIELGGVPIATAVSLKTKKPLVIFRKEQKSYGLGGDRIGELREGERIVIVEDVITTGKSALSVAERVKKGGAIVTTIVAVVDREESELKFESVLKLSDLIKAKNLFDPTKF from the coding sequence ATGGTGAGCCTTGTTAAAAGGCTGATCGAGGTAGGAGCTCTAAAATTTGGAGACTTTGTTTTGTCCTCAGGGAAGAGGAGCAACGTTTACGTCGACATAAAACTTGCAGTTACATATCCAGATATCCTCGAGATGATCGCAGAGGGAATTGCGGAAATTTTAAAAAAATATGAATTTGATAAAATTGCATGTATAGAACTTGGAGGAGTTCCGATAGCAACTGCGGTATCTCTAAAGACAAAAAAACCGCTTGTTATCTTCAGAAAAGAACAAAAAAGCTATGGACTTGGTGGAGACAGGATTGGAGAGCTAAGAGAAGGAGAGAGAATTGTAATTGTAGAAGACGTGATCACCACGGGTAAATCCGCCCTTTCAGTAGCTGAGAGAGTAAAGAAAGGGGGAGCAATAGTTACGACGATCGTTGCAGTTGTGGATAGAGAAGAGTCAGAATTAAAGTTTGAGAGTGTTTTAAAGTTAAGCGATTTAATAAAAGCGAAGAATCTCTTCGATCCCACCAAATTTTAA
- a CDS encoding winged helix-turn-helix transcriptional regulator: protein MRAENKIISLLERVKERGELQSDIARKLNLSKSTVSEILSFLEEKKIIARVEVSPKSYRVWLSKFYPQPIEGVLRIGILKASEYVRVVSAGKKVGAIFKIYQNGIEATKDLVHGLVDVVASPFVTQAFFGVLMKNITIFRPIAMNGCGVIFSNGRDFGCSEFSTMERILRKFMKVSGIEERIRYFNSPEDMIAELPNLRGVAIWEPYLTMLPGKAEYFSSILGDFLCCSLAVNNEFFEKNRDIFDSFVKEYDKSSPKDGVEDLAALIGFSRDLIGKSLHSYNFEVDFECFKKEMEELKFGGIEEILRFY, encoded by the coding sequence ATGAGAGCTGAAAATAAGATAATATCTCTCCTTGAAAGAGTGAAAGAGAGGGGTGAACTTCAGAGCGATATAGCAAGGAAATTGAACCTTTCAAAATCGACTGTATCGGAAATTCTGTCGTTTCTGGAAGAGAAAAAGATCATTGCAAGGGTTGAGGTTTCACCCAAATCCTACCGAGTCTGGCTTTCAAAGTTTTATCCGCAACCCATTGAGGGAGTTTTAAGAATTGGTATTCTAAAGGCGAGCGAATACGTAAGAGTCGTATCTGCAGGAAAAAAAGTAGGGGCAATCTTCAAGATTTACCAGAATGGTATTGAGGCGACAAAAGATCTTGTTCACGGTTTAGTCGATGTGGTTGCAAGTCCTTTTGTGACTCAAGCCTTTTTTGGAGTGTTGATGAAAAATATAACGATTTTTAGGCCAATAGCCATGAATGGTTGTGGCGTAATCTTCTCAAACGGGAGAGACTTTGGTTGTTCGGAGTTTTCAACAATGGAAAGAATTCTTAGAAAGTTTATGAAAGTTAGTGGAATTGAGGAAAGGATAAGATATTTTAATTCGCCGGAAGATATGATTGCTGAACTCCCTAATCTGAGAGGTGTGGCAATATGGGAGCCTTATCTAACGATGCTTCCAGGTAAAGCCGAGTATTTTTCTTCTATTCTCGGAGATTTCCTTTGTTGCTCTCTTGCGGTTAACAACGAATTTTTTGAGAAGAATAGAGATATTTTTGATTCATTTGTTAAAGAATACGATAAATCAAGCCCAAAAGATGGCGTAGAGGATCTTGCAGCGCTTATTGGATTTTCCAGAGACTTAATTGGCAAGTCTCTCCATAGTTACAATTTTGAAGTTGATTTTGAATGCTTTAAAAAAGAAATGGAGGAGTTAAAATTTGGTGGGATCGAAGAGATTCTTCGCTTTTATTAA
- the purB gene encoding adenylosuccinate lyase, with translation MIHPIEYRYGTKEMKRIWSEDSKIKRMIWVEMALLKALAKKGYLSHEEVDSVRKKALKITPARVKEIEEEIRHDIMALVKAISEVSDCRWIHFGATSNDIIDTATATQLRDSILIFEEKIRKLALILCNMAIEYKGVVCLGRTHGQPALPTTYGFRFAVWASEMARHYIRLKQMKERLLVGKMSGAVGTQASFGKDGFEIESEVMRLLNLKPAIISTQVIPRDLYCEYLEFLANLATTLEKIALNIRILQRAEVAELMEKFETKQVGSSTMPHKRNPIDSENVCGLARVVRGFVEPQHQSAILWEERDLTNSSAERITLLEATILADHILTRLIKIISGIKIDLENVKRNLDAQKGLNLSEAVMIELTKRGVDRQEAHEILRRASMRAYANKSSLLEELIADKNVLKYLKKEELSELLKPENYLGTALERIEMVVDWVRKTVNES, from the coding sequence ATGATCCATCCTATTGAGTATCGCTATGGAACAAAAGAGATGAAGAGAATCTGGAGCGAGGACAGTAAGATCAAGAGGATGATCTGGGTTGAGATGGCTTTACTTAAAGCTCTCGCGAAAAAAGGATATCTTAGCCACGAAGAAGTTGATAGTGTTCGTAAAAAAGCTCTAAAAATAACACCTGCGAGGGTTAAGGAAATCGAGGAAGAAATAAGGCACGATATAATGGCGCTTGTAAAGGCAATAAGCGAGGTTTCAGATTGTAGATGGATTCATTTTGGAGCAACTTCTAATGACATAATCGACACAGCAACCGCGACCCAGCTAAGGGATAGCATTCTGATTTTTGAGGAAAAAATAAGGAAGCTGGCCTTGATTTTGTGCAATATGGCAATTGAATATAAAGGAGTCGTTTGCCTTGGCAGAACTCATGGTCAACCCGCTTTGCCGACAACATATGGCTTTAGATTTGCAGTGTGGGCTTCGGAGATGGCGAGGCATTATATTAGGCTGAAACAGATGAAAGAAAGGCTTCTCGTTGGAAAGATGAGTGGAGCGGTTGGAACTCAGGCAAGTTTCGGTAAGGATGGCTTTGAAATAGAAAGCGAAGTTATGAGACTTTTGAACTTAAAGCCAGCCATTATATCAACCCAGGTAATCCCGAGAGATCTTTATTGTGAGTATCTTGAATTCTTGGCTAATCTTGCGACAACACTGGAGAAAATCGCGTTAAATATAAGAATTTTGCAGAGGGCTGAGGTAGCAGAGTTAATGGAAAAATTTGAGACTAAGCAGGTAGGGAGTTCTACGATGCCGCATAAGAGAAATCCTATAGATAGTGAAAATGTATGCGGGCTTGCAAGAGTAGTTCGTGGTTTTGTGGAGCCACAACATCAGTCTGCAATCCTTTGGGAGGAGAGAGATTTAACAAATTCTTCTGCAGAAAGGATCACTCTGCTTGAAGCAACAATTTTGGCAGATCATATTCTAACAAGGCTTATCAAGATAATTTCCGGAATTAAAATAGATCTCGAAAACGTAAAAAGGAATTTGGATGCGCAGAAAGGACTTAACTTGAGTGAGGCGGTGATGATCGAGTTGACAAAAAGAGGTGTTGATAGGCAGGAAGCTCACGAAATTCTAAGAAGAGCTTCTATGAGAGCTTATGCCAACAAAAGCTCTCTGCTTGAAGAGCTCATAGCTGATAAAAATGTGTTGAAATATCTGAAAAAGGAGGAGCTATCTGAACTGCTCAAACCTGAAAATTATCTGGGAACAGCACTTGAGAGAATTGAAATGGTAGTGGACTGGGTAAGAAAAACCGTAAATGAGAGCTGA
- a CDS encoding tRNA (cytidine(56)-2'-O)-methyltransferase (catalyzes the S-adenosyl-methionine-dependent 2'-O-ribose methylation of C56 in tRNA transcripts): MEVYVLRLGHRLGRDQRISTHVALTARALGAKGIYFTKYDKSLFESVKKVVQTWGGNFFIEIADWKKLLQSFDGLKVHLTMYGIPLPDKIEEIKKADRLLVVVGAEKVPKEVYELCDLNISIGTQPHSEVSALAVFLDRVLGLTFSISFADAKLKIVPCERGKKVLKLGDYSNHDPSY, translated from the coding sequence GTGGAAGTTTACGTTCTACGCTTAGGGCATCGACTTGGGAGAGATCAGAGAATCTCGACACACGTTGCACTTACTGCGAGAGCATTAGGGGCGAAAGGGATATATTTTACAAAATATGACAAGAGTCTATTTGAAAGTGTCAAAAAAGTTGTTCAGACTTGGGGAGGAAACTTTTTTATAGAAATTGCGGACTGGAAAAAATTGCTTCAAAGTTTTGATGGTTTGAAAGTCCATTTGACCATGTATGGTATTCCATTACCTGATAAAATTGAGGAAATAAAAAAGGCTGATAGATTGCTTGTTGTTGTCGGAGCGGAAAAAGTTCCAAAAGAAGTTTATGAATTGTGCGATCTAAACATTTCCATAGGCACCCAGCCTCATAGCGAAGTTTCTGCCTTGGCCGTTTTTTTGGACAGAGTTCTTGGATTAACATTTAGTATAAGCTTTGCCGATGCAAAGCTAAAAATCGTGCCCTGTGAGAGGGGTAAAAAAGTTTTAAAGTTAGGCGATTATTCGAATCATGATCCATCCTATTGA
- a CDS encoding PAS domain S-box protein has protein sequence MIELHDVIQKIPLALVIREGENLIYANDEAKKIGLDSLDLANKEKIVVDKKVYKLLYTRFKNYDLFIAFEYTEEQKLSDALHAYERFFKSGKDFFFILDEKGRFLDVNQTYEVVGYHREELLGKTSRIISFDDQIETLRENFRRVLSGETVRFIFKARTATGEAKFIEVLEWPRIVDGKIIGSEGVARDITERFLLQQQLEKMNRALQILTQVNQQIFKERDEYALLQKIWSILKSYGIRSYIWINKQNKFVDAIPNASECPAFKNPELRYETCNCERSKGKSLIIPLTHENRILGLLALCSIGDLDENELKVFLQLGGDIGLGLEHYNADVERKIMWNVISENLKHFENLADKLRNPIAIALGYLEILNEVGTEKALNEIKNQLNRMIETIEELRRQETITFLITKKK, from the coding sequence ATGATTGAGCTTCATGATGTGATCCAGAAAATACCATTGGCATTAGTTATTCGCGAGGGAGAGAATCTAATTTACGCAAATGATGAAGCAAAAAAAATTGGGCTCGATTCACTCGATTTAGCTAATAAGGAGAAAATTGTAGTTGATAAAAAAGTGTATAAATTATTATATACAAGATTTAAAAATTACGATTTATTTATCGCTTTTGAATATACTGAAGAGCAAAAACTTTCAGACGCTTTACATGCCTACGAGCGATTTTTCAAAAGCGGTAAAGACTTCTTCTTTATACTTGATGAAAAAGGCAGATTTTTAGATGTAAACCAGACCTATGAAGTTGTTGGATACCATAGAGAAGAGCTTTTAGGGAAGACCTCGAGAATAATATCCTTTGATGATCAAATAGAGACACTCAGAGAGAACTTTAGGAGAGTCTTGAGCGGGGAAACTGTTAGATTTATCTTCAAAGCCAGAACTGCAACTGGAGAAGCAAAATTCATTGAAGTTCTTGAATGGCCAAGAATTGTCGACGGAAAAATTATTGGTAGTGAAGGTGTTGCGAGAGACATAACCGAGAGATTCTTACTTCAACAGCAATTAGAAAAAATGAATAGGGCTTTGCAGATTTTGACACAGGTAAATCAGCAGATTTTCAAAGAGAGGGACGAATACGCTTTACTCCAAAAAATATGGAGCATTTTAAAGAGTTATGGTATTAGATCATATATATGGATAAACAAACAAAATAAATTCGTCGATGCAATTCCGAATGCCTCTGAGTGTCCTGCTTTCAAAAATCCGGAATTGAGATACGAAACGTGCAATTGTGAGAGATCCAAAGGTAAGAGTCTTATAATTCCACTTACACATGAAAACAGAATTCTCGGACTTTTAGCTTTATGCTCAATTGGAGATTTAGACGAAAACGAATTAAAAGTTTTTCTTCAGCTTGGAGGAGACATTGGGCTCGGTCTTGAGCACTACAATGCAGACGTAGAGAGAAAAATAATGTGGAACGTAATTTCAGAGAATTTGAAACATTTTGAGAATTTGGCGGATAAACTCAGAAACCCAATAGCCATTGCTTTGGGATATTTAGAAATACTCAACGAGGTTGGAACCGAAAAAGCCCTAAATGAGATCAAAAATCAACTTAATAGGATGATAGAAACAATAGAAGAACTCAGACGTCAGGAGACCATTACCTTCCTGATAACAAAAAAGAAGTAA
- a CDS encoding flavin reductase family protein — protein MNLSALYKISYGLYIVSSVKENSYAGQIANTVFQVTSEPPKIAVCLNKKNATHEFVKSSKVFGVSVLEKETPMQFIGKFGFKSSREVNKFENVKFKIGKTGVPLVLDHSVAILEAEVKGECDVGTHTLFIGELVDAEVLSDAEVMTYAHYHFIKGGKAPKTATVYIKS, from the coding sequence ATGAATTTATCTGCCTTATACAAGATAAGTTACGGGCTCTACATCGTGAGTTCTGTAAAAGAGAATAGCTATGCAGGCCAAATAGCCAACACGGTGTTTCAAGTGACTTCTGAACCGCCAAAAATTGCTGTTTGCCTCAACAAGAAAAATGCAACTCATGAGTTTGTAAAAAGCAGTAAAGTATTTGGAGTTAGTGTCCTTGAAAAGGAGACGCCAATGCAGTTTATAGGAAAATTTGGATTCAAAAGTAGCAGAGAAGTAAACAAATTTGAGAACGTGAAATTTAAAATTGGTAAAACTGGAGTCCCGCTTGTCTTGGACCATTCTGTAGCAATCTTAGAAGCAGAAGTAAAAGGAGAGTGTGACGTTGGAACTCATACGCTTTTCATTGGCGAGCTTGTTGATGCTGAAGTGTTGAGCGATGCGGAAGTTATGACCTATGCCCACTACCACTTCATAAAGGGAGGAAAAGCTCCAAAGACTGCAACAGTTTATATAAAGTCGTGA
- a CDS encoding ferritin, whose product MAVIGEKMVKALNQQLNREIYSAYLYLSMSAYFESLGFRGFANWMKVQWQEELLHAMKFFDYIASRGGRIELYAIEEPPKNWSSPLNAFEFGLEHEKKVTKLISDLVELSIAEKDHATFNMLQWFVKEQVEEEESFAEIVGKLKLAGDDGRILFLIDNELAKRKFGDSE is encoded by the coding sequence ATGGCTGTTATAGGGGAAAAAATGGTTAAAGCGTTAAACCAACAACTGAATAGGGAGATTTATTCTGCCTATCTATACCTTTCGATGTCAGCATACTTTGAGTCTTTGGGCTTTAGGGGATTTGCTAACTGGATGAAGGTGCAGTGGCAGGAAGAACTTTTGCATGCGATGAAGTTCTTCGATTACATTGCGAGCAGAGGTGGTAGAATAGAGCTTTATGCAATAGAGGAACCACCCAAAAACTGGAGCTCTCCTCTCAACGCTTTCGAGTTCGGTCTTGAGCATGAGAAGAAGGTAACAAAGCTGATAAGCGATCTGGTCGAACTTTCAATCGCTGAAAAGGACCATGCAACGTTCAACATGCTTCAGTGGTTCGTTAAAGAGCAGGTTGAGGAAGAAGAAAGCTTTGCGGAAATAGTCGGAAAACTGAAGCTTGCGGGAGATGATGGAAGGATCCTGTTTTTAATAGATAACGAACTTGCAAAGAGAAAGTTTGGTGATAGTGAATGA
- a CDS encoding response regulator — translation MSTKILVIDDDPNIREIVRIMLKEYEVIEASNGKEAIILYKNLRPDIVLMDISMPDMDGVEATKEILKINPNAVVIGLTAFSRTRGNELINAGAKDIINKPFTRKSLKEKIESFTAKSLV, via the coding sequence ATGAGCACGAAGATTTTGGTTATAGACGACGATCCCAATATACGGGAAATAGTTAGGATAATGCTAAAAGAATACGAGGTAATCGAAGCGTCAAATGGAAAAGAAGCAATTATTCTTTACAAGAACCTAAGACCGGATATAGTTCTGATGGATATAAGCATGCCCGATATGGATGGCGTTGAGGCAACAAAAGAGATTTTAAAAATAAACCCCAATGCGGTTGTTATTGGGTTAACCGCTTTTTCAAGAACCAGAGGTAACGAATTAATTAATGCAGGAGCCAAAGATATAATAAACAAACCTTTCACAAGAAAAAGCCTGAAAGAAAAAATAGAAAGTTTTACTGCTAAATCTTTAGTTTAA